A portion of the Anoxybacillus gonensis genome contains these proteins:
- a CDS encoding DNA translocase FtsK: MGKKNKRRTNKQDQWKKTLRFEFIGLTMLACTVIAMANVGAVGRSLVFATRFFMGEWYIVALLGALAISLYVIWKRAWPPFFQRVLVGLYLIVLSLLLFSHEALFHILSRNGKLINPSIIRTTWELFWKDVRGESGSFSDLGGGMLGALLYTISYYLFDQLGTKWIASLLMILGVLLLTGKTLRDTAGKGIEWFVSFMRTQTKAVIADVRSFFNRPKKEKQPQTHIEVVTALEEKEKEEDEDETIVVEGPVISNFNEGAEEEKPIVFTQTHETDYALPPIDLLSPPKAVDQSREKESIYENARKLEKTFQSFGVKAKVTKVHIGPAVTRYEVYPDVGVKVSKIVSLSDDLALALAAKDIRIEAPIPGKSAIGIEVPNEEIAMVSLREVLEAKEADKREAKLLIGLGRDISGQAVLAELNKMPHLLVAGATGSGKSVCINAIIVSLLMRTKPHEVKMMMIDPKMVELSVYNGIPHLLSPVVTDPKKASQALKKVVSEMERRYELFSHTGTRNIEGYNEYIERHNETAEVKQPLLPYIVVIVDELADLMMVASSDVEDSITRLAQMARAAGIHLIIATQRPSVDVITGVIKANIPSRIAFSVSSQTDSRTILDMGGAEKLLGRGDMLFLPVGASKPVRVQGAFVSDQEVENVVQYVISQQKAQYEETMIAQDDEPTEAFDDELFDEAVQLVIDMQSASVSMLQRRFRIGYNRAARLIDAMEARGIVGPYEGSKPRAVLVSSNDQAKTS, translated from the coding sequence ATGGGAAAGAAAAATAAGCGTCGCACAAACAAACAAGATCAATGGAAAAAAACATTGCGCTTTGAATTCATCGGATTGACGATGCTAGCATGTACAGTCATCGCGATGGCAAACGTCGGAGCTGTCGGGCGTTCACTCGTTTTTGCTACTCGCTTTTTTATGGGAGAGTGGTATATCGTTGCGTTATTAGGGGCGCTTGCTATATCGCTATACGTGATTTGGAAGAGGGCATGGCCTCCGTTTTTTCAACGTGTTCTCGTTGGATTGTACTTGATCGTTCTTTCATTATTGTTGTTTAGTCACGAAGCGCTATTTCATATTTTATCAAGAAATGGAAAATTAATAAACCCGAGCATTATTCGAACGACGTGGGAGTTGTTTTGGAAAGATGTGCGCGGGGAGAGCGGTTCTTTTTCTGATTTAGGTGGTGGTATGCTCGGCGCTTTATTGTACACAATTAGCTATTATTTATTTGATCAATTAGGAACAAAATGGATTGCTTCCCTATTGATGATACTTGGCGTGTTGCTTTTAACAGGAAAAACGTTGCGTGATACAGCAGGAAAAGGAATTGAATGGTTTGTTTCATTTATGCGGACGCAAACGAAAGCAGTTATCGCCGATGTTCGTTCGTTTTTCAATCGTCCGAAAAAAGAAAAACAACCGCAGACACATATTGAAGTTGTGACAGCGCTAGAGGAAAAAGAGAAAGAGGAAGACGAAGACGAAACGATCGTCGTGGAAGGTCCTGTCATTTCCAACTTCAATGAAGGAGCGGAAGAAGAAAAGCCGATCGTATTTACGCAAACACATGAAACAGATTACGCGTTGCCGCCAATTGATTTGCTTTCTCCTCCGAAGGCGGTTGATCAATCGCGGGAAAAAGAAAGTATTTATGAAAATGCCCGCAAGCTTGAAAAAACGTTTCAAAGCTTTGGTGTAAAGGCAAAGGTAACAAAAGTGCATATCGGTCCAGCTGTCACAAGATACGAAGTATATCCGGATGTCGGTGTGAAAGTAAGTAAAATCGTTAGTTTAAGTGACGATTTAGCGCTCGCTCTAGCGGCAAAAGACATTCGCATTGAAGCACCGATTCCCGGAAAATCAGCGATTGGTATTGAAGTACCAAATGAAGAAATTGCGATGGTTTCTTTACGCGAAGTATTAGAAGCGAAAGAAGCCGATAAACGAGAGGCGAAACTGTTGATCGGACTTGGGCGCGATATATCGGGACAAGCCGTGCTTGCTGAACTAAATAAAATGCCACATTTACTCGTTGCTGGTGCGACAGGTAGTGGAAAAAGTGTATGTATTAATGCCATTATCGTTAGCTTGCTTATGCGAACGAAACCGCACGAAGTGAAAATGATGATGATTGATCCGAAAATGGTTGAGCTAAGTGTATATAATGGCATTCCGCATTTGCTTTCCCCGGTCGTAACTGATCCGAAAAAAGCGTCCCAAGCATTAAAAAAAGTAGTAAGCGAAATGGAACGGCGATATGAGCTCTTTTCACATACGGGCACGCGCAATATTGAAGGATATAACGAATATATCGAGCGCCATAATGAAACAGCAGAAGTCAAGCAACCGCTTTTACCTTACATTGTCGTTATCGTTGACGAACTAGCCGATTTAATGATGGTTGCTTCAAGCGATGTAGAAGATTCTATCACTCGCCTTGCCCAAATGGCCCGCGCAGCAGGCATTCATTTAATTATTGCCACGCAGCGTCCATCTGTTGATGTCATTACGGGCGTCATTAAAGCAAACATCCCGTCTCGCATCGCATTTAGTGTATCATCACAGACGGACTCGCGAACGATTTTAGACATGGGGGGAGCTGAAAAATTGCTTGGGCGCGGTGATATGCTCTTTTTACCTGTCGGTGCGTCTAAACCTGTTCGTGTCCAAGGAGCTTTTGTGTCCGATCAAGAAGTAGAAAATGTCGTACAATATGTCATTTCACAGCAAAAAGCACAATACGAAGAAACGATGATCGCGCAAGATGATGAGCCGACAGAAGCGTTTGACGATGAGTTGTTTGATGAAGCGGTTCAGCTCGTCATTGATATGCAAAGCGCATCTGTTTCGATGTTGCAGCGGCGATTTCGTATCGGCTACAACAGAGCGGCACGTTTAATTGATGCGATGGAAGCTCGCGGCATTGTCGGACCTTATGAAGGAAGTAAACCGCGCGCTGTGCTTGTATCGTCAAACGATCAAGCAAAAACGTCATGA
- a CDS encoding GntR family transcriptional regulator, with translation MSVKSDHRHLYLQVIDRIKKDIEQGVYKEKEKLPSEFELAKQLGVSRATLREALRVLEEENVIIRRHGVGTFVSSRPMFTSGIEQLSSVTEMIRQAGRKPGTIFLSSSIQKPTEDDIKRFQCHKEEDLLVVERVRTANNEPVVYCIDKVPCKYLPKGIAYENESLLEILHNEANRYIAYAVTHIEPLGYHEKVSPILQCEPETALLVLKQMHFDENDEPILYSIDYFKSDKFSFHVLRKRV, from the coding sequence ATGTCTGTTAAATCTGATCATCGACACTTATATTTACAAGTGATTGATCGTATTAAAAAAGATATTGAACAAGGGGTATATAAGGAAAAAGAAAAACTCCCTTCTGAGTTTGAATTGGCAAAACAATTAGGAGTAAGCCGAGCGACATTGCGGGAAGCATTACGAGTATTAGAAGAAGAAAATGTCATCATCCGCCGCCACGGTGTCGGGACGTTCGTTAGCTCTCGCCCGATGTTCACTTCAGGTATTGAACAACTAAGTAGCGTGACGGAGATGATTCGCCAAGCGGGGCGTAAACCAGGGACGATTTTTTTATCTTCTTCCATTCAGAAGCCGACTGAAGATGATATAAAGCGCTTTCAATGTCATAAAGAGGAAGATTTACTCGTTGTTGAGCGGGTGCGAACAGCGAATAACGAACCGGTCGTATATTGTATTGATAAAGTACCTTGTAAATATTTACCTAAAGGAATTGCTTATGAAAATGAGTCATTATTAGAAATATTACATAATGAAGCGAATCGGTATATCGCGTATGCTGTTACACACATTGAACCGCTCGGCTATCACGAAAAAGTGTCACCGATTTTACAATGCGAGCCGGAAACAGCGCTTTTAGTTTTAAAGCAAATGCATTTTGACGAAAATGACGAGCCGATTTTATATTCGATCGACTACTTCAAATCAGATAAGTTTAGTTTCCACGTGTTAAGAAAACGCGTATAG
- a CDS encoding BMP family lipoprotein yields the protein MKKKRFGLSMSLLLTAGMLLGGCGQAKEEPKKEEGKASEFSVAMVTDVGGIDDKSFNQSAWEGLQKFGEENGLKKGKGGYDYLQSQSDADYATNLNKLVRNDFDLIFGIGFLMTDAITEIADQKPDNKFAIVDSVVEKPNVASITFKEHEGSFLVGVVAGLMTKTNKIGFVGGMEIPLIEKFESGFIAGVKAVNPNATVEVQYAGAFDKADKGKAIASSMYASGIDVIYHAAGATGNGVFSEAIDLKKQDPNKEIWVIGVDRDQYEEGKVPGTDKSVTLTSMVKRVDVAVYDLATKTKNGNFPGGQAVEYGLKEDGVGIAPTTKNNVPEDVLKKVDEWKQKIINGEVKVPTTRAELK from the coding sequence ATGAAGAAAAAGCGTTTTGGATTATCGATGTCTTTATTATTGACTGCCGGCATGCTTCTTGGCGGCTGCGGACAGGCGAAAGAAGAGCCGAAAAAAGAAGAAGGAAAAGCGTCTGAATTTAGCGTAGCGATGGTTACGGACGTTGGTGGAATTGACGATAAGTCGTTCAACCAATCAGCATGGGAAGGATTACAAAAATTTGGTGAAGAAAACGGATTGAAAAAAGGAAAAGGTGGCTATGACTATTTACAGTCACAAAGCGATGCGGATTACGCAACAAACTTAAATAAACTTGTACGTAACGACTTTGACCTTATTTTCGGTATCGGTTTCTTAATGACAGATGCCATTACAGAAATTGCGGACCAAAAACCAGACAATAAGTTTGCGATCGTCGACAGCGTTGTTGAAAAACCGAATGTCGCAAGCATTACATTTAAAGAGCATGAAGGTTCATTCCTTGTTGGTGTTGTCGCTGGTTTAATGACAAAAACGAACAAAATCGGTTTCGTTGGCGGTATGGAAATTCCGTTAATTGAAAAATTCGAAAGCGGCTTCATTGCAGGGGTAAAAGCGGTAAACCCAAATGCGACAGTTGAAGTGCAATATGCAGGTGCGTTTGATAAAGCGGATAAAGGAAAAGCCATTGCTTCAAGTATGTACGCTTCTGGTATTGACGTGATTTATCATGCAGCTGGTGCGACAGGAAACGGTGTATTTTCTGAAGCCATCGACTTGAAAAAACAAGATCCGAACAAAGAAATTTGGGTCATCGGTGTTGACCGCGACCAATACGAAGAAGGAAAAGTGCCTGGAACAGATAAAAGCGTAACATTAACATCCATGGTAAAACGTGTTGACGTTGCGGTATACGACTTAGCGACAAAAACGAAAAACGGCAACTTCCCTGGCGGTCAAGCAGTTGAGTACGGCTTAAAAGAAGATGGTGTAGGCATTGCGCCAACAACGAAAAACAACGTTCCTGAAGACGTATTGAAAAAAGTGGATGAGTGGAAACAAAAAATTATTAACGGAGAAGTGAAAGTACCTACAACTCGCGCTGAGTTGAAATAA
- a CDS encoding ABC transporter ATP-binding protein: MEYVIEMLNIRKVFGNFVANDNITLQLKKGEIHALLGENGAGKSTLMNVLFGLYQPDGGEIRVKGKKVNIANPNVANDLGIGMVHQHFMLVDTFTVTENIILGSEPTKGGQIDIERAEKEVRELSERYGLAVDPKAKIADISVGMQQRVEILKTLYRGADILIFDEPTAVLTPQEIQELIQIMKALVREGKSIILITHKLKEIMEVCDRVTVIRRGKGIGTLNVSETNPNELAALMVGREVHFKTEKQPSKVGKPVLEIEDLVVKDSRGITAVDHLHLTVHAGEIVGIAGVDGNGQTELIEAITGLMKSESGSIRLNGKEIRNLTPRQITETGVGHIPQDRHKHGLVLDFPIGENMVLQTYYKEPYSKRGILNFKAIYDKARQLIQEFDVRTPDEYTKARALSGGNQQKAIIGREVDRDPDLLIAAQPTRGLDVGAIEFIHKRLIEQRDKGKAVLLVSFELDEIMNVSDRIAVIYEGKIVAIVDPKETTEQELGLLMAGSKWKEAGVSS; the protein is encoded by the coding sequence TTGGAATACGTAATTGAAATGCTAAATATCCGCAAAGTTTTTGGAAATTTTGTGGCAAACGATAACATTACGTTGCAATTGAAAAAAGGGGAAATTCATGCGTTATTAGGTGAAAACGGCGCAGGAAAATCGACGTTAATGAACGTGCTATTCGGTTTATATCAGCCGGATGGTGGGGAAATTCGTGTAAAAGGAAAAAAAGTAAATATCGCCAATCCGAACGTCGCTAACGACTTAGGAATTGGAATGGTGCATCAACACTTTATGCTCGTTGATACATTCACAGTAACGGAAAACATTATTTTAGGAAGTGAACCGACAAAAGGCGGGCAAATCGATATTGAGCGTGCAGAAAAAGAAGTGCGTGAACTATCAGAGCGTTACGGTTTGGCGGTGGATCCGAAAGCGAAAATTGCAGACATTTCTGTCGGAATGCAACAACGTGTAGAAATTTTAAAAACGTTATATCGCGGGGCAGATATTTTAATTTTTGACGAACCGACGGCGGTCTTAACCCCACAAGAAATTCAAGAGCTTATCCAAATTATGAAAGCGCTTGTACGTGAAGGAAAATCGATTATTTTAATTACGCACAAATTAAAAGAAATTATGGAAGTGTGCGATCGTGTGACCGTCATTCGACGCGGAAAAGGCATCGGTACATTAAACGTATCAGAAACAAACCCGAACGAACTCGCTGCACTCATGGTTGGGCGTGAAGTGCATTTCAAAACGGAAAAACAACCTTCGAAAGTCGGAAAACCTGTCCTTGAAATTGAAGATTTAGTCGTGAAAGACTCACGTGGCATTACAGCAGTCGACCATCTCCATTTAACCGTCCATGCAGGAGAAATTGTCGGAATCGCAGGGGTAGACGGAAATGGACAGACAGAGTTAATTGAAGCGATTACTGGTTTAATGAAGTCGGAATCGGGTTCTATTCGTTTAAATGGAAAAGAGATTCGCAATTTGACACCTAGACAAATTACCGAAACGGGTGTAGGCCATATTCCACAAGATCGCCATAAACATGGTCTTGTCCTTGACTTCCCAATCGGGGAGAACATGGTGCTACAAACGTATTATAAAGAGCCATACTCGAAACGCGGCATTTTAAACTTTAAAGCGATTTACGATAAAGCACGTCAGCTTATCCAAGAATTTGACGTTCGTACGCCAGATGAATATACGAAAGCACGGGCTTTATCTGGGGGCAATCAACAAAAAGCCATCATTGGCCGTGAGGTAGACCGTGACCCAGATTTACTCATCGCTGCGCAACCGACACGCGGACTTGACGTGGGAGCGATCGAATTTATTCATAAACGTCTTATTGAACAGCGTGATAAAGGGAAAGCGGTATTGCTCGTTTCATTCGAATTAGATGAAATTATGAACGTCAGCGATCGCATTGCCGTAATTTATGAAGGAAAAATCGTAGCTATTGTCGATCCGAAAGAAACGACAGAACAAGAGCTTGGCTTGTTGATGGCAGGAAGCAAATGGAAGGAAGCGGGTGTATCATCATGA
- a CDS encoding ABC transporter permease — protein MSENRLTNILVPVFAVILGIIVGAIVMIVSGYDPVAGYSALLYGAFGDRYYIGETIRQVTPYILAGLAVAFAFRTGLFNIGVEGQLIVGWLAAVWVGVAFELPKVIHLPLAIVAAALAGALWGFIPGFLKARFRVHEVIVTIMMNYIALYVSNAVIRSVLSDQGFKSEKIHPSASLRSEFLQSLTDYSTLHYGIIISLIAAVVMWFLLEKTTTGYELRAVGFNQHASHYAGMNVNRNIILAMVISGAFAGIAGAMEGLGTFENVSVKAGFTGVGFDGIAVALLGGNNAFGIILAAILFGALKVGALEMPSAADVPTELVDIVIALIIFFVASSYLIRLVLTRFKKEGK, from the coding sequence ATGAGTGAAAATCGTTTAACGAACATTCTCGTCCCTGTTTTTGCAGTTATTCTTGGAATTATTGTGGGCGCAATTGTCATGATCGTGAGCGGTTATGACCCAGTGGCCGGATATTCTGCCTTATTGTACGGGGCTTTTGGTGATCGATATTATATTGGGGAAACGATTCGTCAAGTGACGCCATATATTTTAGCAGGGTTAGCGGTTGCCTTTGCGTTTCGTACAGGGCTATTTAACATCGGCGTAGAAGGACAACTCATCGTCGGTTGGCTTGCAGCCGTTTGGGTCGGCGTTGCCTTTGAGCTTCCAAAAGTGATTCACTTGCCACTTGCAATTGTTGCGGCAGCACTTGCAGGTGCGCTTTGGGGATTTATTCCCGGGTTTTTAAAAGCGCGCTTCCGCGTTCATGAAGTTATCGTGACGATTATGATGAACTATATTGCGCTATACGTATCGAATGCGGTCATTCGTTCCGTTTTATCAGATCAAGGCTTTAAATCGGAAAAAATTCATCCGTCAGCATCGTTACGTTCAGAGTTTTTACAGTCTTTAACTGATTACTCCACGCTTCATTACGGTATTATTATTTCATTAATTGCGGCTGTTGTCATGTGGTTCTTGCTTGAGAAAACGACGACAGGATATGAACTTCGTGCCGTCGGTTTTAACCAACATGCATCGCATTATGCAGGGATGAACGTCAACCGCAATATTATATTAGCGATGGTCATTTCAGGGGCATTTGCAGGTATTGCCGGAGCGATGGAAGGGCTAGGAACGTTTGAAAACGTCTCGGTCAAGGCTGGATTTACCGGAGTCGGATTCGATGGAATTGCGGTTGCCCTCCTTGGTGGAAATAACGCATTCGGAATTATTTTAGCAGCGATCTTATTTGGAGCGTTAAAAGTTGGAGCGCTTGAAATGCCATCAGCAGCCGACGTGCCAACAGAACTTGTTGACATCGTCATTGCGTTGATTATTTTCTTCGTTGCTTCAAGCTACTTAATTCGTCTTGTGCTTACGCGCTTCAAAAAGGAGGGAAAATAA
- a CDS encoding ABC transporter permease produces the protein MLHILEIIIPSAIFFAAPLIFTALGGVFSERSGVVNIGLEGLMVIGAFTGVVFNLTFADQFGEWTPWLAMLVAMVVASIFSLMHAVAAISLRADQVVSGVAINFLALGLSLFLVKMWYGKGQTDQVQVGFDKIDIPILSKIPILGPILFSNGYIPSYLAIVLAFVVWYVIYKTPFGLRLRAVGEHPMAADTMGINVAKMRYIAVMLSGALAGIGGSIYATIISRDFSHATISGQGFMALAAMIFGKWHPLGAMGAALFFGFAQSLSIVGQAIPFLKNVPTVYLLILPYALTILALTGFIGRADAPKALGTPYVKGKR, from the coding sequence ATGTTACACATCCTTGAAATTATTATTCCTTCCGCGATTTTCTTTGCGGCACCTCTTATTTTTACGGCGCTTGGTGGCGTATTTAGTGAACGTTCCGGCGTTGTCAATATCGGATTAGAAGGATTGATGGTCATCGGTGCATTTACCGGTGTCGTGTTTAATTTAACGTTTGCCGATCAATTCGGTGAATGGACACCATGGCTTGCGATGCTTGTGGCGATGGTTGTTGCTTCGATTTTCTCGCTTATGCATGCGGTCGCGGCGATTTCGCTTCGCGCGGACCAAGTCGTTAGCGGGGTGGCGATCAACTTTTTAGCATTAGGATTATCGTTGTTCCTTGTGAAAATGTGGTATGGAAAAGGTCAAACAGACCAAGTGCAAGTTGGTTTTGATAAAATTGACATTCCAATTTTAAGCAAAATTCCGATTCTCGGTCCGATTTTATTTTCAAACGGATATATTCCATCTTATTTAGCGATTGTATTAGCATTTGTCGTATGGTATGTCATTTACAAAACGCCGTTTGGACTTCGTCTTCGTGCTGTTGGGGAACATCCGATGGCGGCGGATACGATGGGAATTAACGTTGCAAAAATGCGGTATATCGCAGTCATGTTAAGCGGTGCGCTTGCAGGAATTGGCGGTTCGATTTATGCAACGATTATTTCACGCGATTTTAGCCATGCAACGATTTCTGGACAAGGGTTTATGGCGCTTGCTGCGATGATTTTCGGAAAATGGCATCCACTTGGTGCGATGGGAGCAGCGCTTTTCTTCGGATTTGCACAAAGTTTAAGTATCGTTGGACAGGCGATTCCGTTTTTGAAAAACGTACCAACCGTTTACTTGCTCATTTTGCCGTATGCATTAACCATTTTAGCGCTAACTGGATTTATCGGACGTGCAGATGCGCCAAAAGCGCTCGGTACACCATACGTAAAAGGAAAACGTTAA
- a CDS encoding PucR family transcriptional regulator, with the protein MHKLVDQLFFELQHPVTIESRDFELLAYSGHHDETDEVRMRTILSKRASAHVFHYLHEHGWMKKIEQADRVVSIPPLPEIDLGARAVVCLKHAGKVYGYLWVQVALHDLTDEQRRRIEEVAKEAAQILHEQMGKRYKRQEEVHDLFLRFIQYRDMSERDVQMELQLLGVTFPSRFAVVVFHVEHHESIDDVRQYVTWVSKTTHAPIFFIHHHHPFLLIVGETPTQRPIDVVNMMITKLQQDFHCRIDHDVLVGIGNEYNGLQKLRDSYKEAMEVIHLKKHMDEPLPHAYRDLGIYRIVPFIYEQYKQRRYKNEAIMKLKKHDEQHGTDFLHTLRAYIQHDCNMKQTAESLYIHPNTLHYRLKRMQSITTLPLHDFEQRMMLYIDLLLYKYKESVVDEQQK; encoded by the coding sequence TTGCATAAATTAGTTGATCAATTATTTTTTGAACTGCAACATCCCGTAACGATTGAATCGCGCGATTTTGAATTGCTTGCATATAGCGGTCATCACGATGAAACGGATGAAGTGCGCATGCGCACCATTTTAAGCAAGCGAGCATCCGCTCATGTGTTCCATTATTTACATGAACACGGATGGATGAAAAAAATTGAACAAGCAGACAGAGTCGTTAGCATTCCTCCACTCCCTGAGATTGATCTTGGTGCACGCGCTGTCGTTTGTTTAAAACATGCTGGGAAAGTGTACGGCTATCTTTGGGTGCAGGTAGCACTCCACGATTTGACAGACGAACAACGGAGACGTATCGAAGAAGTAGCAAAAGAGGCTGCTCAAATATTACACGAACAAATGGGGAAAAGATACAAACGGCAAGAAGAAGTTCATGACCTTTTTCTGCGCTTTATTCAATATCGTGATATGAGCGAACGAGACGTTCAAATGGAACTACAGTTGCTTGGGGTAACGTTTCCTTCGCGATTTGCTGTTGTCGTTTTTCATGTCGAACATCATGAGAGCATAGATGACGTTCGCCAATATGTAACATGGGTGTCAAAAACGACACATGCCCCAATCTTTTTTATTCATCACCATCATCCGTTTTTGCTTATTGTCGGGGAAACACCGACGCAACGCCCGATCGATGTAGTGAACATGATGATCACAAAATTGCAACAAGATTTTCATTGTCGAATCGATCACGATGTTCTCGTTGGCATTGGCAATGAATATAACGGGCTGCAAAAACTGCGCGACAGCTATAAAGAGGCGATGGAAGTCATTCATTTGAAAAAGCATATGGATGAGCCGTTACCGCATGCTTATCGTGATTTAGGTATTTATCGCATCGTTCCATTTATATACGAACAGTATAAACAGCGTCGCTATAAAAACGAAGCAATTATGAAACTAAAAAAGCACGATGAACAACATGGAACCGATTTTTTACATACGCTTCGTGCGTACATTCAACACGACTGCAACATGAAACAAACAGCTGAAAGTTTATACATTCATCCGAATACGTTACATTATCGACTAAAGCGCATGCAGTCGATTACAACGCTTCCGCTGCACGATTTTGAACAACGAATGATGTTATATATCGATCTCCTTTTATACAAATATAAGGAAAGTGTTGTGGATGAGCAACAAAAATAA
- the pruA gene encoding L-glutamate gamma-semialdehyde dehydrogenase, with product MTVPYKHEPFTNFTIEQEAAAFRQALAYVETQLGQVYPIIIGGKRIVTEEKVVSTNPANKQQEVGVVSKATKALADEAMEAALSAFETWKRVSPKARADVLLRAAAMLRRRKHEFSAWLVKEVGKPWKEADADTAEAIDFLEYYARQMISLAEGVPVLSRSGESNRFFYVPLGVGLIISPFNFPLAIMAGTTVAAIVTGNTVILRPSDRAPIVAAKFVELMEEAGLPQGVLNYLPGGEAEVGEYIVEHPQTRFISFTGSRAVGCRIYERAAIVQPGQKWLKRVIAEMGGKDAIIVDRDADLELAAQSIVASAFGFSGQKCSACSRAIVLEDVYDEVLSRVVELTKQLKVGNPQEQSTFMGPVIDQVSYDKIMSYIEIGKQEGKLMTGGEGDDTTGFFIQPTVFADVAPTARIMQEEIFGPVVAFTKVRTFDEALEVANNTDYGLTGAVISNNRAHLEKAREEFHVGNLYFNRGCTGAIVGYHPFGGFNMSGTDSKAGGPDYLLLHMQAKTVSEMF from the coding sequence GTGACTGTACCATACAAACATGAACCGTTTACAAACTTTACAATTGAGCAAGAAGCAGCTGCGTTTCGTCAAGCGCTTGCTTATGTTGAAACACAACTAGGACAAGTGTATCCAATCATTATTGGAGGGAAACGAATCGTTACGGAAGAAAAAGTGGTGTCGACGAACCCTGCGAATAAACAGCAAGAGGTTGGGGTCGTATCAAAAGCGACGAAAGCGCTTGCTGATGAAGCGATGGAAGCGGCACTTTCTGCATTTGAAACGTGGAAACGTGTATCGCCAAAGGCGCGCGCCGATGTGTTGCTGCGCGCAGCAGCGATGTTAAGAAGAAGAAAACATGAATTTTCCGCATGGTTAGTGAAAGAAGTCGGTAAGCCGTGGAAAGAAGCAGATGCGGATACAGCGGAAGCGATTGACTTTTTAGAATATTACGCTAGACAAATGATTTCCCTTGCAGAAGGTGTGCCTGTGCTTAGTCGTTCAGGAGAGTCCAATCGATTTTTTTATGTGCCGCTTGGCGTCGGATTAATTATTTCACCGTTTAATTTCCCGCTTGCGATTATGGCTGGAACGACGGTTGCGGCGATTGTGACAGGAAATACGGTCATTTTACGACCATCCGATCGTGCTCCAATTGTTGCTGCAAAGTTTGTTGAACTGATGGAAGAGGCCGGTCTTCCTCAAGGAGTATTAAACTATTTGCCGGGAGGAGAAGCAGAAGTTGGAGAATATATTGTCGAACATCCGCAAACGCGCTTCATTTCTTTTACAGGATCGCGTGCCGTTGGATGTCGCATTTATGAACGGGCAGCTATCGTTCAACCAGGACAAAAATGGTTGAAGCGTGTCATCGCAGAAATGGGTGGAAAAGATGCGATCATCGTTGATCGGGATGCGGATCTTGAATTAGCCGCACAATCGATCGTTGCTTCCGCATTCGGTTTTTCAGGGCAAAAATGCTCGGCATGCTCGCGTGCCATCGTTCTTGAAGATGTATATGACGAAGTGCTTAGTCGCGTCGTTGAGTTAACAAAGCAATTAAAGGTCGGCAATCCACAAGAGCAAAGCACTTTTATGGGACCTGTCATTGATCAAGTATCGTACGATAAAATTATGAGCTATATCGAAATTGGCAAGCAAGAAGGGAAGCTTATGACAGGAGGCGAAGGAGACGATACGACAGGATTTTTTATTCAGCCAACTGTGTTTGCAGATGTTGCCCCAACTGCGCGAATCATGCAAGAAGAAATTTTTGGTCCGGTCGTTGCGTTTACGAAAGTGCGTACGTTTGATGAAGCGCTTGAAGTGGCGAACAATACAGATTACGGATTAACAGGGGCGGTCATTTCAAACAATCGTGCTCATTTAGAAAAAGCGCGCGAAGAGTTTCATGTTGGAAACTTATATTTTAATCGCGGTTGTACCGGAGCGATTGTCGGCTATCATCCGTTTGGCGGGTTTAACATGTCAGGAACAGATTCTAAAGCAGGTGGTCCAGACTATTTATTGCTCCATATGCAAGCAAAAACAGTCAGTGAAATGTTTTAA